Proteins encoded within one genomic window of Candidatus Thermoplasmatota archaeon:
- a CDS encoding caspase family protein — MNGEILSLTIVILMVLGSFGAAGQVSTQHVVNKNSDNILNVESLAGGRKALVVGVADYPPAGPGGPDLQYTDDDARGMREVLKQNGWNENDITIFIDSQGTEGAITNKLNEIAGQTTSSSVSLFFFSGHGTKDGNGEAICCYDSYMYDTELNGILNNFNGRVVVILDTCYSGGMGPPGFNFNADDFITNFLQTLGAGNENRVILMACAANEYSYETDELKSGVFSYFVIEGFRGNADQQGNNDGVITAEETFNYAQPKTTNYMSSQHPQMYDGDPNSEVTIIGGGVSSDITVTVNIYQVIEQDSIEGWPGDDPDWYYTIRMFSKDVAFVTTEIGPENQVTWTPNKNYVVKVIDPVVDIQIKLMEDDLFLDDLADISSHPGGGADNFLFDEWLNGERRGAVYHGAYNLETDTLSGDDFTTESGYYVITGELDGESGDQNDAKILFKITDTYNNDDYKPKLKVYPTSISFGSVGQGETVTATLIIENTAEPDPFNPNRKLDWSITKPSWVDAVNPSSGSLSAGQKKEVVVTVNTGDMQQDDYSGVLKLTSNGGNQDITVSITVPRDISNQMFFVNYLQRPQVSRFLFSSLFFDTSRILNKEVIKL, encoded by the coding sequence ATGAATGGGGAAATATTGTCTTTAACCATCGTTATCCTAATGGTTTTAGGAAGTTTTGGGGCAGCTGGTCAAGTTAGCACACAACATGTTGTGAATAAAAACAGTGATAATATTTTAAATGTAGAATCTCTAGCTGGAGGAAGAAAAGCACTAGTTGTTGGAGTAGCTGATTACCCCCCTGCTGGGCCAGGTGGGCCAGATCTACAATACACTGATGACGATGCCCGTGGGATGAGAGAAGTTCTTAAACAAAATGGGTGGAATGAAAACGACATAACTATTTTTATTGACAGCCAAGGCACAGAAGGTGCTATAACAAATAAATTAAATGAAATAGCAGGACAAACAACTTCAAGTAGCGTATCACTGTTTTTCTTTAGCGGCCACGGAACAAAAGATGGTAATGGTGAAGCAATCTGCTGCTACGACTCATACATGTATGATACCGAGCTTAATGGTATACTAAACAATTTCAACGGCAGGGTCGTAGTTATACTAGACACCTGTTACAGTGGTGGTATGGGTCCACCAGGTTTTAATTTCAACGCAGATGATTTTATCACCAACTTTTTACAGACTTTAGGTGCTGGGAATGAAAACCGTGTTATTCTGATGGCTTGTGCAGCGAATGAATATTCATATGAAACCGATGAACTAAAAAGTGGTGTCTTCAGCTACTTTGTTATAGAAGGTTTCCGGGGGAATGCTGACCAACAGGGCAACAACGATGGTGTTATTACCGCTGAGGAAACATTTAATTACGCGCAACCAAAAACCACAAATTATATGTCCTCTCAGCACCCACAGATGTATGATGGAGATCCTAATAGTGAGGTTACGATCATTGGTGGCGGTGTTAGCAGTGATATAACAGTGACAGTAAACATATACCAAGTTATTGAACAAGATTCCATAGAGGGATGGCCAGGTGATGACCCAGACTGGTATTATACAATCAGAATGTTTTCAAAAGATGTAGCTTTTGTTACAACTGAAATCGGTCCAGAAAACCAAGTTACTTGGACTCCAAATAAAAATTACGTCGTTAAAGTCATCGACCCAGTTGTTGACATTCAAATTAAGTTGATGGAGGACGATTTATTCCTCGATGACCTAGCTGATATCAGTAGTCATCCAGGTGGTGGAGCTGATAATTTCTTGTTTGATGAATGGTTAAACGGAGAAAGACGAGGGGCAGTTTATCATGGGGCATATAACCTAGAGACTGATACTCTTAGCGGAGATGATTTCACAACAGAGAGTGGTTACTATGTTATCACAGGGGAACTAGATGGTGAATCAGGTGATCAAAATGATGCAAAAATTCTGTTTAAAATCACAGACACCTATAATAATGATGATTATAAGCCAAAATTAAAAGTTTATCCGACTTCGATTAGTTTCGGTTCAGTTGGGCAAGGAGAGACTGTAACAGCAACGTTAATCATCGAAAACACAGCAGAACCCGATCCATTTAACCCAAATAGAAAACTTGATTGGAGTATAACCAAGCCTTCCTGGGTTGATGCAGTAAACCCGTCGTCAGGCTCATTATCTGCTGGTCAGAAGAAAGAAGTTGTGGTTACAGTAAACACTGGTGATATGCAACAAGATGATTACAGTGGGGTTCTT